One window from the genome of Halonatronomonas betaini encodes:
- the ftcD gene encoding glutamate formimidoyltransferase — MKKLVETVPNFSEGRDQEKIDAIVKPFKEIEDVKLLDASADKDHNRLVVTAIGTPEAVEKAIYDSTKIAIAEIDMEKHEGEHPRMGAVDVIPFTPVKNIEMEEAKELADRVAKKLSDDFNLPIFMYEESASNEKRRNLAKIRKGQYEGMKEKIKEPEWQPDYGPAEIHSSAGVTAVGARMPLVAFNINLDTNNKEIADKIARKIRHSGGGLRYCKAIGIDLKDKGIAQVSMNMTNYKGTSLYQVMEMVKFEAERFGANIIGSELIGLLPSEALFDVAEYYLKLDDFDLNQVIENRLLEDL, encoded by the coding sequence GTGAAAAAATTAGTAGAAACAGTACCAAATTTTAGTGAAGGTAGAGATCAGGAAAAGATTGATGCAATTGTCAAGCCATTTAAAGAAATTGAAGATGTCAAATTGCTGGATGCTTCAGCGGATAAAGATCATAATCGATTAGTTGTAACTGCAATCGGTACACCAGAAGCTGTGGAAAAAGCAATTTATGATTCAACAAAAATTGCAATCGCTGAAATTGATATGGAAAAGCATGAGGGTGAACATCCAAGAATGGGCGCAGTTGATGTAATTCCATTTACACCAGTTAAGAATATTGAAATGGAAGAGGCCAAAGAATTAGCTGATAGAGTCGCGAAAAAATTATCAGATGATTTTAATTTACCAATTTTTATGTATGAAGAGTCAGCAAGCAATGAAAAGAGAAGAAACCTTGCTAAAATTAGAAAAGGCCAATATGAGGGTATGAAAGAAAAAATAAAAGAACCAGAGTGGCAGCCTGATTATGGTCCAGCAGAAATTCATTCATCTGCAGGAGTTACTGCTGTTGGTGCCAGGATGCCATTAGTTGCATTTAATATTAATTTAGATACTAATAATAAAGAAATAGCAGATAAAATAGCCAGAAAAATTAGACATTCTGGTGGAGGTTTAAGATACTGTAAAGCAATTGGAATTGATTTAAAAGATAAAGGTATTGCTCAGGTATCAATGAATATGACTAATTATAAAGGAACATCTTTATATCAAGTAATGGAAATGGTAAAATTTGAAGCCGAAAGATTTGGCGCAAATATAATTGGCAGTGAGTTAATTGGTTTATTACCTTCTGAAGCATTATTTGATGTTGCTGAATATTATCTAAAGTTAGATGACTTTGATTTAAATCAGGTAATAGAAAACAGATTATTGGAAGACCTCTAA
- a CDS encoding TrkH family potassium uptake protein, with product MFKKQNQILHYIGALIFIISAILILPLLISILNNESFEISVIYLITTLIFSVIGILLYRLNKVKREINIATGMLLCSLGWIIGSFIVSIPFYLIFKIPYIDAYFEAMSGFTTTGITMLTGISNYPASILFLRAVIQWLGGLGILTFFLLVTFRLGSGVWHLFTAESHKALNSRPVPNIFKTIKILWSIYIVLTILLVIILLILGLSFYDALTHAFTTLSTGGYSNYDTSIDYFRTAGYGNYILIEYAFIVFMFFGGVNFLIFYKIKNLEFNDVLNDRELKLYFKIIVFTTFLILLSVIFTNSISFDFKMIEENFRKVLFQVVAILTTTGYGTKDIAAPYFTAFARQLFLFLMLVGGSVGSTGGGIKVYRALVLKELFTREIKTLGYPRKAVKPIVINNSIIEKSEIYRIAGIFFAWLVFILIGGLITALFSNHTALESISGMFSAVNNIGPSYISVSEMTELNPIIKITYIIGMLAGRLELIPVIALFNKDIWNK from the coding sequence ATGTTTAAAAAACAAAATCAAATTTTACATTATATTGGTGCTTTAATTTTTATCATATCTGCTATTTTAATTTTACCTTTACTTATTTCTATTTTAAATAATGAAAGCTTTGAAATTTCAGTTATATATCTTATAACAACATTGATTTTTTCTGTGATTGGGATTTTATTATATAGATTAAATAAAGTTAAGCGGGAAATAAACATCGCTACTGGTATGCTTTTATGCAGTTTAGGCTGGATTATTGGTTCTTTTATTGTATCAATACCATTTTATTTAATTTTTAAAATACCATATATTGATGCTTATTTTGAGGCTATGAGTGGTTTTACAACAACAGGAATAACTATGTTAACCGGTATCAGTAATTATCCTGCTTCTATATTATTTTTGAGAGCAGTTATCCAGTGGCTTGGTGGTTTAGGAATTTTAACCTTCTTCCTATTGGTGACTTTTAGATTAGGAAGTGGAGTCTGGCATCTATTTACAGCAGAATCCCATAAAGCTTTAAATTCCAGACCAGTTCCAAATATATTCAAAACAATTAAGATTTTATGGTCAATATATATAGTTCTAACAATTTTATTGGTTATAATTCTTTTGATTTTAGGATTAAGCTTTTATGATGCTCTTACTCATGCTTTTACAACATTATCGACTGGTGGATATTCAAATTATGATACAAGTATAGATTATTTTAGAACTGCAGGATACGGAAATTATATTCTAATTGAGTATGCCTTTATAGTATTTATGTTTTTTGGTGGCGTAAACTTTTTAATATTCTATAAGATAAAAAATCTGGAATTCAATGATGTTTTAAATGATAGAGAGCTAAAATTATATTTTAAAATAATTGTTTTTACAACTTTTTTAATTTTATTATCTGTAATATTTACTAATTCAATTAGCTTTGATTTTAAAATGATTGAAGAAAATTTTAGAAAAGTTTTATTTCAGGTTGTTGCTATCTTAACTACAACAGGTTATGGAACTAAAGATATAGCTGCACCTTATTTTACGGCTTTTGCACGACAATTATTTTTATTTTTAATGTTAGTTGGAGGTTCAGTAGGTTCAACCGGTGGAGGAATAAAAGTATATAGGGCTTTAGTTTTAAAGGAATTATTTACCAGAGAAATAAAAACATTAGGATATCCAAGAAAAGCAGTAAAACCAATAGTAATAAATAACTCTATTATAGAAAAATCAGAAATATATAGAATAGCCGGTATTTTCTTTGCCTGGTTAGTGTTTATATTAATAGGTGGTTTGATAACAGCTTTATTTTCAAACCATACAGCTTTAGAATCTATTTCCGGAATGTTTTCTGCAGTTAATAATATAGGACCTTCATATATCTCTGTTTCTGAAATGACTGAATTAAATCCAATTATTAAAATTACTTATATAATAGGAATGTTAGCAGGAAGACTCGAATTAATACCAGTTATTGCATTATTTAATAAAGATATCTGGAATAAATAA
- a CDS encoding cyclodeaminase/cyclohydrolase family protein gives MAFANLSLKEFSEEVASNKPTPGGGSVAALSAALSSSLLKMVIVLTKDNNELDSFKSDLNKDIQDAFHLMDKDSDSFNEVMKAFKMSKETELEKQKRKEAIQAGLKKASLTPLDTMKLAYKLIEISIKVARHGNKNAVTDAGVAGYMAFSALQGGYYNVIINTASINDEDFVNTTEKEANEMLERSKSLLEELNDIVINTVS, from the coding sequence ATGGCATTTGCAAATTTATCTTTAAAAGAATTTTCGGAAGAAGTTGCTTCTAACAAACCAACTCCAGGTGGAGGTAGCGTAGCTGCATTATCTGCAGCATTAAGTTCATCCCTATTAAAAATGGTAATAGTTTTAACCAAAGACAATAATGAGCTGGATTCCTTTAAATCTGATCTTAATAAAGATATTCAAGACGCTTTTCATTTAATGGATAAAGACAGTGATAGCTTCAATGAAGTAATGAAAGCTTTTAAGATGTCAAAAGAAACAGAATTAGAAAAGCAAAAAAGAAAAGAAGCTATCCAGGCTGGTCTCAAAAAAGCAAGTTTAACTCCGCTGGATACAATGAAATTAGCATATAAATTAATAGAGATTTCCATTAAAGTCGCAAGGCATGGCAATAAAAATGCAGTTACAGATGCAGGCGTTGCAGGTTATATGGCTTTTTCCGCACTCCAGGGCGGTTATTATAACGTAATTATCAATACTGCATCCATAAATGATGAAGATTTCGTTAATACTACAGAAAAAGAAGCAAATGAAATGCTGGAGAGATCGAAATCTTTATTAGAAGAATTAAACGATATAGTTATTAATACTGTATCATAA
- a CDS encoding SDH family Clp fold serine proteinase, translating into MSWGLFFLIIFILTIFIPILKNYNLNYKRTKMIKSIEKDEETRVITLIHRQEILSIIGIPFTRYINIEDSEEILRAIRSTDKDRPIDLILHTPGGLVLAAEQIAMAINRHPSRVRVLVPHYAMSGGTLIALAADEIIIDENAVLGPVDPQIAGYPAESILQVIESKEMADIDDETLIYGDVARKAIVQLENFLKTILDDKMDDDEIIRLIENLCHGKYTHDFPLDSKVLESLNIKHSIGLPDKVYTLMELYPQPGRNRPSVYYVS; encoded by the coding sequence ATGTCATGGGGTCTATTTTTTCTTATAATTTTTATTCTAACTATTTTTATTCCAATCCTAAAGAATTATAACTTGAACTATAAAAGAACTAAAATGATTAAATCTATTGAAAAAGATGAAGAGACCAGGGTTATAACATTAATTCATAGACAGGAAATCTTAAGTATTATAGGCATACCCTTTACCAGGTATATAAATATTGAAGATTCAGAGGAGATTTTAAGAGCAATCAGGTCCACTGATAAGGACAGACCTATAGATTTAATACTGCATACCCCTGGTGGTTTGGTTCTTGCAGCTGAGCAGATAGCTATGGCAATAAATAGGCATCCATCTAGAGTAAGAGTACTTGTACCCCATTATGCTATGTCAGGTGGTACTTTAATTGCTCTAGCTGCTGATGAAATTATTATCGATGAAAATGCTGTTTTAGGCCCTGTAGATCCGCAGATAGCCGGCTACCCTGCTGAATCTATTCTCCAGGTAATTGAGTCAAAAGAAATGGCTGATATCGACGATGAGACGCTTATCTATGGGGACGTGGCCAGAAAAGCAATAGTTCAATTAGAAAATTTCTTAAAAACAATATTAGATGATAAAATGGACGATGATGAAATTATAAGGTTAATTGAGAATCTATGTCATGGAAAATACACTCATGATTTTCCTCTAGACTCAAAGGTTTTAGAATCACTAAATATTAAGCATAGTATAGGTCTGCCAGATAAGGTTTATACATTAATGGAACTTTATCCTCAACCTGGCAGAAATAGACCATCTGTTTATTATGTTTCTTAA
- a CDS encoding potassium channel family protein, which yields MSKIYILIAGGGIVGRSLVKKLVDKHDIVVIDLEKEVCERIYSQYGAVSVHGNATKINVLKDAGIEKCDVAVAVMRDDVDNLAFTILAKNFGVDKILVRMRDPEYENAYRLAGATNIGAVMNLLAERFVVDIEEPRIRKVASLGDGKAEVSIITIPEDARSDGQSIADIVNNSEFPDDCVIAGIYDTENDQLIIPRGNRKIHADNQVFLVATKENMIKAADFLMGAL from the coding sequence GTGTCTAAAATATATATTTTAATAGCAGGTGGAGGAATTGTTGGAAGAAGCCTTGTAAAAAAATTAGTAGATAAGCATGATATTGTTGTTATTGATTTAGAAAAAGAGGTATGTGAAAGAATATATAGTCAATATGGAGCAGTCAGTGTTCATGGTAATGCAACTAAAATTAATGTATTAAAAGATGCAGGTATAGAAAAATGTGATGTTGCAGTAGCTGTTATGAGAGATGATGTTGATAATTTAGCCTTTACAATATTAGCTAAAAACTTTGGTGTAGATAAAATACTCGTAAGAATGAGAGATCCAGAATATGAAAATGCATATAGATTGGCTGGAGCTACAAATATTGGGGCAGTAATGAACCTTTTGGCTGAGAGGTTTGTTGTTGATATTGAAGAGCCAAGAATTAGAAAAGTCGCATCATTAGGAGATGGAAAAGCTGAAGTTTCAATTATCACTATACCAGAAGATGCAAGATCTGATGGTCAATCTATTGCAGACATTGTAAATAATAGTGAATTTCCAGATGATTGTGTAATAGCTGGAATTTATGATACTGAAAATGATCAGCTAATTATTCCCAGGGGAAACAGGAAAATTCATGCCGATAATCAGGTATTTTTAGTTGCAACAAAAGAAAACATGATAAAAGCAGCAGACTTTTTAATGGGTGCTTTATAA
- a CDS encoding flavin reductase family protein yields the protein MKSINYFADLDLVNKQLQEGAFLTVRSKDRLNTMTIGWGMIGYIWNKPIFQVLVRPSRYTYNLLREVDNFTVSVPYEYDMNKELAYCGSKSGRDVNKFSELNLKTIESPDVNSPFIKRATYHYSCKISYKDKIIKDKLNQGILNNFYPDGDFHYQYYGEIVSAYKN from the coding sequence ATGAAATCTATAAACTATTTTGCTGACCTAGACTTAGTTAATAAGCAATTACAGGAAGGGGCATTTTTAACTGTAAGATCTAAAGACCGGCTTAATACTATGACCATTGGCTGGGGAATGATCGGTTATATCTGGAATAAGCCTATTTTTCAAGTCTTAGTCAGGCCTTCTAGATATACATATAATTTGCTGAGAGAAGTTGATAATTTTACTGTTTCAGTACCTTATGAGTATGATATGAATAAAGAACTTGCTTATTGTGGCAGTAAATCTGGAAGAGATGTTAATAAGTTTTCTGAATTAAATTTAAAAACTATCGAGTCTCCAGATGTTAACTCGCCATTTATAAAAAGAGCTACTTATCATTATTCATGCAAGATTTCATATAAGGATAAGATAATCAAAGATAAACTTAATCAGGGTATCTTAAATAATTTTTATCCTGATGGAGATTTTCATTATCAATATTATGGCGAGATTGTCTCTGCATATAAAAATTAG
- a CDS encoding glutaredoxin codes for MSELNLYYLENCPFCIKVLDYLENKNFDIELTEINEVDMAREFLKKNGGKIQVPCLFIDGDPLYESDDIIEWFKDNLENK; via the coding sequence GTGAGTGAGTTAAATTTATATTATCTAGAAAACTGTCCGTTTTGTATTAAAGTGTTAGATTATCTAGAGAATAAGAATTTTGATATTGAATTAACTGAAATAAATGAAGTTGATATGGCTAGAGAATTTTTAAAGAAAAATGGCGGGAAAATACAGGTGCCATGTTTATTCATTGATGGAGACCCATTATATGAGTCTGATGATATTATTGAGTGGTTTAAGGATAATTTAGAAAATAAATAA
- the hutI gene encoding imidazolonepropionase: MNNNLMIVYNIGELITSTDPWLIKDAAIVINEKTGLIKEIGKNKIIKEKYNLTNNNSIDAKGASVLPGFIDSHTHFVFGGYRADEYLWRLEGQSYSEIMEKGGGIVNTVDATRQTSFDELLNAGKKRLDNYLQQGVTTIEGKSGYGLNIETEIKQLDVMRSLNCKHPIDVVQTFMGAHSVSREFNDNKEGFVNYVIEEMLPIVAKREDVSFCDVFCDKGVFTTEETKMILQEAKSLGLKPKLHVDEIAYVGGAELAAELNAVSAEHLLKVSDEGITRMAENNVIPVILPITAFSLQEKYAPARKMLDNGLNVAVSTDFNPGSSHSYSIPLLLSLSAIKLNMNLKEIVKAVTINAAKALDRDKLIGSLEPGKYADLIILDAPSYEHLIYNIGGNIVDTVIKKGSIAHKKDKLYYEKNNIIKGDK; encoded by the coding sequence ATGAATAATAATCTTATGATTGTTTACAATATTGGTGAGCTTATAACTTCAACAGATCCATGGCTTATAAAAGATGCAGCTATAGTAATTAATGAAAAAACTGGATTAATTAAAGAGATAGGTAAGAATAAAATTATAAAAGAAAAATATAACCTCACTAATAATAACTCAATTGATGCTAAAGGTGCATCAGTCTTGCCTGGATTTATAGACTCCCATACCCACTTTGTATTTGGAGGATACAGGGCAGATGAATACTTATGGAGATTAGAGGGCCAGTCTTATTCTGAAATAATGGAAAAAGGTGGCGGCATTGTAAATACTGTTGATGCAACCAGGCAAACTAGTTTTGATGAACTTCTAAACGCAGGTAAAAAGAGACTGGACAACTATTTACAGCAGGGTGTAACAACAATCGAAGGAAAGAGTGGATATGGCTTAAATATCGAAACAGAAATAAAACAATTAGATGTTATGAGATCTTTAAACTGCAAACATCCTATAGATGTAGTTCAGACCTTTATGGGAGCCCACTCTGTTAGCAGAGAATTCAATGACAATAAAGAGGGCTTTGTCAATTATGTAATTGAAGAGATGCTTCCAATTGTTGCAAAAAGAGAAGATGTATCATTTTGTGATGTTTTCTGTGATAAGGGTGTATTTACTACCGAAGAGACTAAAATGATTTTACAGGAAGCCAAATCATTAGGATTAAAGCCAAAATTACATGTTGATGAGATTGCTTATGTTGGTGGTGCAGAATTAGCAGCTGAGCTTAATGCAGTTTCAGCAGAGCATTTATTAAAAGTGTCTGATGAAGGAATTACTCGAATGGCTGAAAATAATGTAATCCCTGTAATTTTGCCAATTACGGCATTTAGCCTTCAAGAAAAATATGCACCTGCAAGAAAAATGCTTGATAATGGGTTAAATGTTGCAGTTTCTACTGATTTTAATCCTGGAAGTTCACATTCTTATTCAATTCCATTATTATTATCTTTATCTGCTATTAAACTTAATATGAACTTAAAAGAAATAGTTAAAGCTGTAACCATTAATGCTGCTAAAGCTTTAGATAGAGATAAATTAATCGGTAGCTTAGAGCCTGGTAAGTATGCTGATTTAATTATATTAGATGCTCCATCATACGAGCATTTGATTTATAATATTGGAGGCAATATTGTAGATACAGTGATTAAGAAAGGCTCTATAGCTCATAAAAAAGATAAATTATATTATGAAAAGAATAATATCATAAAGGGTGATAAATAA
- the lexA gene encoding transcriptional repressor LexA: MNDLSDRQKQILEHIIDEYNTKGYPPSVREIGKAVGLKSPASVHNHLKTLEKLNYIKRDPDKPRAIEILKGNKEKIKTEEIVNIPILGKVTAGVPVLSEENVEDYFPLPINYFKSGNSDVFMLKVDGQSMINAGIHDEDYVIAKETRQAKNGDIVIALLEDETTVKRYIKKSDHIELLPENDDFDTIKTTNVTILGKVIGLFRSIN, encoded by the coding sequence ATGAACGATTTAAGTGATAGACAAAAACAAATTTTAGAACATATTATAGATGAATATAATACTAAAGGTTATCCACCTTCTGTAAGAGAAATTGGAAAAGCAGTTGGATTAAAATCTCCAGCATCAGTTCATAACCATCTTAAAACTTTAGAAAAATTAAATTATATAAAAAGAGATCCTGATAAACCTAGAGCAATTGAAATTTTAAAAGGTAATAAAGAAAAAATTAAAACTGAAGAAATAGTTAATATACCTATATTAGGAAAAGTAACCGCTGGTGTCCCGGTATTATCTGAAGAAAATGTAGAAGATTATTTTCCACTTCCGATTAATTATTTTAAATCAGGAAATAGTGATGTTTTCATGTTGAAGGTAGATGGACAGAGCATGATAAATGCAGGAATTCATGATGAAGATTATGTAATTGCAAAAGAAACCAGGCAAGCAAAAAATGGAGACATTGTAATAGCTTTATTAGAGGATGAAACCACAGTTAAAAGATATATTAAAAAATCAGACCATATTGAATTATTACCAGAAAATGATGATTTTGATACAATCAAGACTACCAATGTTACAATATTAGGCAAAGTAATTGGTCTCTTTAGGTCTATTAATTAA
- a CDS encoding cold-shock protein — protein MIYTGNVKWFDTKKGFGFIEREGEEEDVFVHFSAIEEDGFKNLEDGQEVEFEIVETDRGPQAENVVKI, from the coding sequence ATGATTTATACTGGAAACGTAAAATGGTTTGACACTAAAAAGGGTTTTGGTTTTATTGAACGTGAAGGCGAAGAAGAAGACGTTTTTGTTCATTTTTCAGCTATTGAGGAAGATGGATTTAAGAATCTTGAAGATGGTCAGGAAGTAGAATTTGAAATTGTTGAAACTGACCGAGGTCCTCAGGCTGAAAATGTAGTTAAAATATAA
- a CDS encoding LysM peptidoglycan-binding domain-containing protein, with translation MKSFSNNLLLILALLITLSMTIFYFSPSILSGGKILNGNFNNGSMTQSNIEIERVIVQNGDTLWNLARRYYGTKTDLREVIYEIKEINNMNNSDIRPGQQIKIPIE, from the coding sequence ATGAAAAGCTTCAGTAATAACCTATTATTGATCTTAGCTTTACTTATTACATTATCTATGACTATTTTTTATTTTAGCCCATCAATACTATCTGGAGGTAAAATATTAAATGGCAATTTTAATAATGGCTCTATGACTCAATCAAATATAGAAATAGAAAGGGTTATTGTACAAAACGGAGATACTCTCTGGAATTTAGCTAGAAGATATTATGGTACAAAAACTGATCTAAGAGAAGTTATTTATGAAATAAAAGAAATAAACAATATGAATAATAGTGATATAAGGCCAGGACAGCAAATAAAAATACCTATAGAATAA
- the xerA gene encoding site-specific tyrosine recombinase/integron integrase, with protein MSKNISFLDAVDRFKNHLLVERGYSELTIKEYNHDLFLFLDFLKDKYNFKEDFPVKQIEKHQVIEFLGNIIIVQENSAATRNRKLYSLRSFFKYLVRNELLDSSPAASIQASKTEQRAEPIYLKMNEAKKYIKSIEKSDSSYKLRDLAIVKLFLYGGLRVSELVNLDLPDIDFDDESIKFYGKGNKERYVPLHNDVIESILDYLPLRDNIDIKDPKDEEALFLSNQGRRISVRTIQKFVKKYAKSAGLRQASKITPHKLRHTFATSLYHQTKDLKVLQDLLGHASISTTQIYTHTDARQKKNAIDKMEDF; from the coding sequence ATGTCAAAAAATATAAGTTTTTTAGATGCAGTTGATAGATTTAAAAATCACCTATTAGTTGAAAGAGGCTATTCAGAATTAACTATTAAAGAATACAACCATGATCTATTCCTATTCCTTGATTTTTTAAAAGATAAATATAATTTCAAAGAAGATTTTCCAGTCAAGCAAATAGAGAAACATCAGGTAATAGAATTTTTAGGAAATATAATAATTGTTCAGGAAAATTCAGCAGCTACCAGGAATAGAAAGCTCTATTCATTAAGATCTTTTTTTAAATATTTAGTTAGAAATGAATTGCTAGATAGTAGCCCAGCTGCCAGTATTCAGGCAAGTAAGACTGAACAGAGAGCTGAACCTATATACTTGAAAATGAATGAGGCCAAAAAATATATTAAGTCTATAGAAAAATCTGATAGCAGTTATAAATTAAGAGATTTAGCTATAGTCAAATTATTTCTATACGGCGGATTAAGAGTCTCTGAGCTCGTTAATTTAGATTTGCCTGATATTGATTTTGATGATGAATCTATTAAATTTTATGGTAAAGGCAATAAAGAAAGGTATGTCCCTTTGCATAACGATGTTATTGAATCAATTTTAGATTATCTACCCTTAAGAGATAATATAGATATTAAAGATCCTAAAGATGAGGAAGCTTTATTTTTATCAAATCAGGGTCGAAGAATCTCAGTAAGAACTATACAAAAATTTGTTAAGAAATATGCTAAAAGTGCCGGTTTAAGACAGGCAAGTAAAATCACCCCCCATAAATTACGCCATACCTTTGCAACATCTCTGTATCATCAGACAAAGGACTTAAAGGTATTACAGGATTTATTAGGTCATGCCAGTATTTCTACAACCCAGATATATACCCACACTGATGCACGTCAAAAGAAAAATGCTATTGATAAGATGGAAGACTTTTAA
- a CDS encoding nitroreductase family protein — protein sequence MNFKELVKGNRSYRRYDEEYDLKREDLEYLIDLARMTASAANRQPLKYFLSNEKETNNKIFETLSWAGYIKDWDEPKKGERPSGYIVILGDKTISKNYFCDPGIAAQTILLGSREKGLGGCIFAAINKEKLRENLNLPNKYEILYVISLGKPVKKVVLEEMDDNDNIKYWRDEDKVHHVPKRNLNKIIIN from the coding sequence ATGAATTTTAAAGAATTAGTAAAAGGTAATCGTTCATATCGTCGTTATGATGAAGAATATGATTTAAAAAGAGAGGATCTAGAATATTTAATTGATTTAGCAAGAATGACAGCATCTGCTGCTAATCGTCAGCCATTAAAATATTTTTTATCTAATGAAAAAGAAACTAACAATAAAATTTTTGAGACATTAAGCTGGGCTGGTTATATTAAAGACTGGGATGAACCTAAAAAAGGTGAGAGACCTTCAGGATATATTGTAATTCTTGGAGATAAAACTATTTCAAAAAATTATTTCTGTGATCCAGGAATAGCAGCACAAACTATTTTATTAGGGTCCAGAGAAAAAGGATTAGGTGGATGTATTTTTGCTGCAATTAATAAAGAAAAATTAAGGGAAAATCTGAATTTGCCTAATAAATATGAAATATTATATGTAATATCCCTTGGTAAGCCAGTCAAAAAAGTCGTTTTAGAAGAAATGGATGATAATGATAATATAAAATACTGGAGAGATGAAGATAAAGTTCATCATGTTCCAAAAAGGAACTTAAATAAAATAATTATCAACTAA
- the megL gene encoding methionine gamma-lyase produces the protein MKKEWNFNTRTVHAGEDPCPQTGALRVPIYQSSTFVFDSAEQGGRRFAGEEPGYIYTRLGNPTQTALEEKMANLEGTDSAIALGSGMAAVSSTVMGLLEAGDHIIASKTLYGCTFSLFSELLPKWNIEVSFVEMSDLNNIKAAIKDNTKVIYTETPSNPTMNLVDLAELSDIAGEDIITVVDNTFMSPCLQKPAEFGIDIIIHSATKFIGGHGDTIAGIICGPEDLLNSFRETTVKDFGGIIAPFDTFLLLRGLKTLSVRMERITKNAKKVAEFLSNHPAVDTVYYPGLKDHPQYELGEKQMKGPGGVMAFELKGGIEEGKKLLNSLDLCILAVSLGDVDTLIQHPASMTHYVVPEEDRRSAGITDGLIRLSVGIEDVNDIIDDLEQGLNKIK, from the coding sequence ATGAAAAAAGAATGGAATTTTAATACCAGAACTGTTCATGCTGGCGAGGATCCATGTCCTCAGACAGGCGCTTTAAGGGTGCCAATATATCAGAGCTCTACCTTCGTTTTTGACAGTGCTGAGCAGGGTGGAAGACGATTTGCTGGCGAGGAACCAGGCTACATATATACCAGGCTTGGAAATCCGACTCAGACGGCATTAGAAGAGAAAATGGCTAATTTAGAAGGTACCGATTCTGCAATAGCATTGGGTTCTGGTATGGCAGCAGTATCATCAACAGTTATGGGTTTATTAGAAGCAGGAGACCATATCATAGCTTCAAAGACTTTGTATGGCTGCACATTCTCACTATTTTCAGAATTATTACCTAAATGGAATATTGAAGTTTCCTTTGTTGAGATGTCTGATCTTAATAACATTAAAGCTGCAATCAAAGATAATACAAAAGTTATTTATACTGAAACACCATCAAATCCTACTATGAATTTAGTTGATCTTGCTGAACTGTCAGATATTGCAGGTGAAGATATAATAACAGTTGTAGATAATACCTTTATGTCTCCCTGTCTACAGAAACCTGCAGAATTTGGAATTGATATAATTATTCATAGTGCCACTAAATTTATTGGTGGTCATGGCGATACAATAGCTGGTATAATCTGTGGTCCTGAAGATCTTTTAAATTCATTTAGAGAAACAACTGTTAAAGATTTTGGAGGAATTATAGCTCCCTTTGATACATTTTTGCTATTAAGGGGATTAAAAACATTATCAGTCAGGATGGAAAGAATAACGAAAAACGCAAAGAAAGTCGCTGAATTTTTAAGTAATCATCCAGCAGTTGATACTGTTTATTATCCAGGTTTAAAAGATCATCCTCAATATGAATTAGGAGAAAAACAGATGAAAGGACCTGGAGGAGTTATGGCCTTTGAATTAAAAGGCGGAATTGAAGAGGGTAAAAAGCTATTAAATTCTCTTGATTTATGTATACTTGCAGTTAGTTTAGGCGATGTGGATACTTTAATCCAGCATCCGGCTTCGATGACCCATTATGTAGTCCCGGAAGAAGACAGGCGCTCTGCAGGCATTACAGACGGCCTAATAAGGCTATCAGTTGGAATCGAGGATGTAAATGATATTATTGATGACTTAGAGCAGGGGCTTAATAAAATCAAATAA